In one window of Notolabrus celidotus isolate fNotCel1 chromosome 15, fNotCel1.pri, whole genome shotgun sequence DNA:
- the LOC117827173 gene encoding dipeptidyl peptidase 9-like isoform X1 translates to MHRVKKVKLCDTKEGIWKSCVTVSMTAVDGLSDSTEVVEMEDVPTQFFVEKHSWEGLRDIIHCSRKYSGMIANKAPHDFQFVQKKDENGPHSHRLYYLGMPYGSRENSLLYSEIPKKIRKEALLVLSWKQMLDHFQATPHQGAYSREEELLRERKRLGAFGITSYDYHAETGLFLFQASNSLFYCQDGGNNGFIQSAPVKPVEIKTQCSGTRMDPKICPANPDFIAFINNNDLWIAHIRTGEERRLTYCHKGVDSVKEDPKSAGVATFVIQEEFDRFTGYWWSPSAVEDSNGGKTVYLLYEEVDETEVEIIHVPSPALEERKADAYRYPRTGSKNPQATLKLAEIKTDHQGRIISTQDKELVVPFNTLFPGTEYIARVGWTSDGKYGWAVLLDRSQRKLQLVLLPPALFIPVTDDPAQRQESLEAIPSNIQPHVVYEETTDVWINVHDIFYPFIQTTEDEFTFIWVNESKTGFSHLYKITSLLQRGCYHWADDYQHTEGDFKCAIKEEVTLTSGEWEVLARHGSKIWVNESSKLVYFQGTRDTPLEHHLYVVGYDSPGDVVRLTKSGFSHSCSVSQNFDFFVSHYSNVSTPPCVHVYKLSSSEGDPLHIVPEFWASMMESPGCPGDYNPPEIFDFPGKSGFQLYGMVYKPHNLQPNRKHPTVLFVYGGPQVQLVNNSFKGMKYLRLNTLASLGYAVVVIDGRGSCQRGLEFEGALKNKMGQVEIEDQVEGLQYVAEKFNFVDLSRVAIHGWSYGGFLSLMGLIQRPNVFKLAIAGAPVTVWMAYDTGYTERYMDVPENNQQGYEEGSVALHVDKLPSEPNRLLILHGFLDENVHFFHTNFLVSQIIRAGKPYQLQVYPNERHSIRCPESGEHYEIMLLHFLQQYL, encoded by the exons ATGCATAGAGTCAAGAAGGTAAAACTCTGTGACACAAAAGAAGGTATCTGGAAAAG CTGTGTGACAGTGAGCATGACGGCTGTGGACGGCCTTTCAGACAGCACAGAGGTGGTGGAGATGGAGGATGTCCCGACTCAGTTCTTTGTGGAGAAACACTCTTGGGAGGGCCTCCGTGACATCATCCACTGTAGCAGGAAGTACTCGGGCATGATCGCCAACAAGGCTCCCCACGACTTCCAGTTTGTGCAGAAAAAGGATGAGAACGGGCCCCACTCCCATCGGTTGTACTACCTCG GAATGCCTTATGGAAGCAGAGAGAACTCATTACTTTACTCAGAAATTCCCAAGAAGATCAGGAAAGAGGCCCTCTTAGTTTTGTCATGGAAACAGATGCTTGATCACTTTCAG GCTACACCTCACCAGGGGGCCTACTCTCGAGAGGAGGAATTGCTAAGAGAGCGTAAACGTCTGGGAGCGTTTGGTATCACCTCCTATGACTACCACGCAGAGACTGGCCTGTTCCTCTTCCAGGCCAGCAATAGCCTCTTCTACTGTCAAGACGGAGGCAACAACGGCTTCATT CAGTCTGCTCCGGTAAAGCCAGTAGAGATCAAGACCCAGTGCTCAGGGACCCGCATGGACCCCAAGATCTGCCCCGCTAACCCTGACTTCATAGCCTTCATCAACAACAACGACCTGTGGATTGCTCACATCAGGAcgggagaggaaaggagactcACATACTGCCACAAAG GCGTGGATAGTGTGAAGGAGGACCCCAAGTCTGCAGGTGTAGCAACATTTGTCATCCAAGAAGAGTTTGACCGTTTCACTGGCTACTGGTGGAGTCCCTCTGCAGTTGAAG ACTCTAATGGAGGTAAAACAGTGTACTTGCTGTATGAAGAGGTGGATGAGACGGAAGTAGAGATTATTCACGTTCCCTCCCCGGCACTAGAAGAGCGGAAAGCTGATGCATACAGATATCCGCGCACAG gTAGTAAAAACCCCCAAGCTACCCTTAAACTGGCAGAGATCAAGACAGACCACCAAGGGAGG ATTATTAGCACACAAGATAAAGAACTGGTAGTCCCCTTTAACACCTTGTTTCCTGGGACGGAATACATTGCCAGAGTAGGATGGACAAGTGATGGCAAATA TGGCTGGGCGGTGCTTTTGGACCGCAGCCAGAGGAAACTCCAGCTCGTCCTGCTTCCTCCAGCCCTCTTTATCCCTGTGACGGATGACCCAGCTCAGAGGCAGGAGAGTCTGGAGGCCATACCCAGTAACATTCAGCCACACGTAGTCTACGAGGAGACAACAGATGTCTGGATAAAT GTACATGATATATTCTATCCATTCATTCAGACAACGGAAGATGAGTTTACTTTCATTTGGGTGAATGAGTCTAAAACTGGTTTCAGCCATCTGTATAAAATCACATCCCTGTTACAACGAGGCTGCTACCACTGGGCAGATGACTACCAACACACAGAGG GAGACTTCAAATGTGCAATCAAGGAGGAGGTTACATTGACCAGTGGGGAATGGGAAGTGCTGGCAAGACATGGTTCCAAG ATCTGGGTGAATGAATCATCAAAGCTAGTGTACTTCCAAGGGACCAGAGACACTCCTCTGGAGCACCACCTCTACGTGGTCGGCTATGATTCACCTGGAGATGTGGTCAGACTAACCAAGTCTGGCTTCTCTCATAGCTGCTCTGTCAGTCAG aactttgacttttttgttAGCCACTACAGTAACGTGAGTACTCCTCCGTGTGTTCACGTCTACAAACTGAGCAGCTCGGAGGGTGACCCGCTACACATAGTGCCTGAGTTCTGGGCCAGCATGATGGAATCACCAG GTTGCCCAGGAGATTACAATCCACCTGAGATTTTTGACTTTCCAGGGAAGTCCGGCTTCCAGCTTTACGGAATGGTTTACAAGCCTCACAACCTGCAGCCTAACAGGAAACACCCAACCGTTCTTTTTGTGTATGGAGGCCCACAG GTGCAGCTAGTGAACAACTCCTTTAAAGGGATGAAGTACCTCCGTCTTAACACTCTGGCCTCTCTGGGCTACGCTGTGGTGGTGATCGATGGGAGGGGTTCCTGTCAGAGGGGACTTGAGTTTGAAGGagcactgaaaaacaaaatg GGTCAGGTGGAGATTGAGGACCAGGTGGAAGGGCTGCAGTATGTGGCGGAGAAGTTTAACTTTGTGGACCTGAGCCGTGTCGCTATTCACGGCTGGTCTTATGGCGGGTTCCTCTCACTCATGGGCCTCATTCAGCGACCCAATGTCTTCAAG TTGGCCATCGCAGGCGCCCCTGTCACCGTGTGGATGGCCTATGACACAGGCTACACAGAGCGTTACATGGACGTGCCTGAGAACAACCAGCAGGGTTACGAGGAAGGCTCCGTGGCTCTGCACGTGGACAAGCTGCCCAGCGa GCCCAACCGTTTGCTGATTCTTCATGGATTTCTAGATGAGAATGTGCACTTTTTCCACACCAATTTCCTCGTGTCGCAGATAATCCGTGCTGGGAAGCCCTACCAGCTTCAG GTATATCCCAATGAGCGACACAGTATTCGCTGCCCTGAGTCTGGAGAGCACTACGAGATAATGCTGCTGCACTTTTTACAACAATACCTCTGA
- the rps15 gene encoding 40S ribosomal protein S15: MADTEIKKKRTFRKFTYRGVDLDQLLDMSYEQLMQLYCARQRRRLNRGLRRKQQSLLKRLRKAKKEAPPMEKPEVVKTHLRDMVILPEMVGSMVGVYNGKTFNQVEIKPEMCGHYLGEFSITYKPVKHGRPGIGATHSSRFIPLK, translated from the exons ATG GCGGATACCGAGATCAAGAAGAAGCGTACCTTCAGGAAGTTCACCTACAGAGGTGTGGACCTGGACCAGCTTCTGGACATGTCCTA TGAGCAGCTCATGCAGCTGTACTGTGCCCGCCAGAGGAGGAGGCTGAACCGCGGCCTGCGCCGTAAGCAGCAGTCTCTCCTGAAGCGCCTGCGCAAGGCAAAGAAAGAGGCTCCCCCCATGGAGAAACCTGAGGTGGTGAAGACCCATCTGAGGGACATGGTCATCCTGCCTGAGATGGTCGGGTCCATGGTTGGAGTTTACAACGGCAAGACTTTCAACCAGGTTGAAATCAAG CCTGAGATGTGCGGACACTACTTGGGCGAGTTCTCCATCACCTACAAGCCTGTCAAGCACGGTCGCCCTGGTATTGGAGCTACACATTCTTCTCGTTTCATCCCTCTGAAGTAG
- the LOC117827173 gene encoding dipeptidyl peptidase 9-like isoform X3 has translation MTAVDGLSDSTEVVEMEDVPTQFFVEKHSWEGLRDIIHCSRKYSGMIANKAPHDFQFVQKKDENGPHSHRLYYLGMPYGSRENSLLYSEIPKKIRKEALLVLSWKQMLDHFQATPHQGAYSREEELLRERKRLGAFGITSYDYHAETGLFLFQASNSLFYCQDGGNNGFIQSAPVKPVEIKTQCSGTRMDPKICPANPDFIAFINNNDLWIAHIRTGEERRLTYCHKGVDSVKEDPKSAGVATFVIQEEFDRFTGYWWSPSAVEDSNGGKTVYLLYEEVDETEVEIIHVPSPALEERKADAYRYPRTGSKNPQATLKLAEIKTDHQGRIISTQDKELVVPFNTLFPGTEYIARVGWTSDGKYGWAVLLDRSQRKLQLVLLPPALFIPVTDDPAQRQESLEAIPSNIQPHVVYEETTDVWINVHDIFYPFIQTTEDEFTFIWVNESKTGFSHLYKITSLLQRGCYHWADDYQHTEGDFKCAIKEEVTLTSGEWEVLARHGSKIWVNESSKLVYFQGTRDTPLEHHLYVVGYDSPGDVVRLTKSGFSHSCSVSQNFDFFVSHYSNVSTPPCVHVYKLSSSEGDPLHIVPEFWASMMESPGCPGDYNPPEIFDFPGKSGFQLYGMVYKPHNLQPNRKHPTVLFVYGGPQVQLVNNSFKGMKYLRLNTLASLGYAVVVIDGRGSCQRGLEFEGALKNKMGQVEIEDQVEGLQYVAEKFNFVDLSRVAIHGWSYGGFLSLMGLIQRPNVFKLAIAGAPVTVWMAYDTGYTERYMDVPENNQQGYEEGSVALHVDKLPSEPNRLLILHGFLDENVHFFHTNFLVSQIIRAGKPYQLQVYPNERHSIRCPESGEHYEIMLLHFLQQYL, from the exons ATGACGGCTGTGGACGGCCTTTCAGACAGCACAGAGGTGGTGGAGATGGAGGATGTCCCGACTCAGTTCTTTGTGGAGAAACACTCTTGGGAGGGCCTCCGTGACATCATCCACTGTAGCAGGAAGTACTCGGGCATGATCGCCAACAAGGCTCCCCACGACTTCCAGTTTGTGCAGAAAAAGGATGAGAACGGGCCCCACTCCCATCGGTTGTACTACCTCG GAATGCCTTATGGAAGCAGAGAGAACTCATTACTTTACTCAGAAATTCCCAAGAAGATCAGGAAAGAGGCCCTCTTAGTTTTGTCATGGAAACAGATGCTTGATCACTTTCAG GCTACACCTCACCAGGGGGCCTACTCTCGAGAGGAGGAATTGCTAAGAGAGCGTAAACGTCTGGGAGCGTTTGGTATCACCTCCTATGACTACCACGCAGAGACTGGCCTGTTCCTCTTCCAGGCCAGCAATAGCCTCTTCTACTGTCAAGACGGAGGCAACAACGGCTTCATT CAGTCTGCTCCGGTAAAGCCAGTAGAGATCAAGACCCAGTGCTCAGGGACCCGCATGGACCCCAAGATCTGCCCCGCTAACCCTGACTTCATAGCCTTCATCAACAACAACGACCTGTGGATTGCTCACATCAGGAcgggagaggaaaggagactcACATACTGCCACAAAG GCGTGGATAGTGTGAAGGAGGACCCCAAGTCTGCAGGTGTAGCAACATTTGTCATCCAAGAAGAGTTTGACCGTTTCACTGGCTACTGGTGGAGTCCCTCTGCAGTTGAAG ACTCTAATGGAGGTAAAACAGTGTACTTGCTGTATGAAGAGGTGGATGAGACGGAAGTAGAGATTATTCACGTTCCCTCCCCGGCACTAGAAGAGCGGAAAGCTGATGCATACAGATATCCGCGCACAG gTAGTAAAAACCCCCAAGCTACCCTTAAACTGGCAGAGATCAAGACAGACCACCAAGGGAGG ATTATTAGCACACAAGATAAAGAACTGGTAGTCCCCTTTAACACCTTGTTTCCTGGGACGGAATACATTGCCAGAGTAGGATGGACAAGTGATGGCAAATA TGGCTGGGCGGTGCTTTTGGACCGCAGCCAGAGGAAACTCCAGCTCGTCCTGCTTCCTCCAGCCCTCTTTATCCCTGTGACGGATGACCCAGCTCAGAGGCAGGAGAGTCTGGAGGCCATACCCAGTAACATTCAGCCACACGTAGTCTACGAGGAGACAACAGATGTCTGGATAAAT GTACATGATATATTCTATCCATTCATTCAGACAACGGAAGATGAGTTTACTTTCATTTGGGTGAATGAGTCTAAAACTGGTTTCAGCCATCTGTATAAAATCACATCCCTGTTACAACGAGGCTGCTACCACTGGGCAGATGACTACCAACACACAGAGG GAGACTTCAAATGTGCAATCAAGGAGGAGGTTACATTGACCAGTGGGGAATGGGAAGTGCTGGCAAGACATGGTTCCAAG ATCTGGGTGAATGAATCATCAAAGCTAGTGTACTTCCAAGGGACCAGAGACACTCCTCTGGAGCACCACCTCTACGTGGTCGGCTATGATTCACCTGGAGATGTGGTCAGACTAACCAAGTCTGGCTTCTCTCATAGCTGCTCTGTCAGTCAG aactttgacttttttgttAGCCACTACAGTAACGTGAGTACTCCTCCGTGTGTTCACGTCTACAAACTGAGCAGCTCGGAGGGTGACCCGCTACACATAGTGCCTGAGTTCTGGGCCAGCATGATGGAATCACCAG GTTGCCCAGGAGATTACAATCCACCTGAGATTTTTGACTTTCCAGGGAAGTCCGGCTTCCAGCTTTACGGAATGGTTTACAAGCCTCACAACCTGCAGCCTAACAGGAAACACCCAACCGTTCTTTTTGTGTATGGAGGCCCACAG GTGCAGCTAGTGAACAACTCCTTTAAAGGGATGAAGTACCTCCGTCTTAACACTCTGGCCTCTCTGGGCTACGCTGTGGTGGTGATCGATGGGAGGGGTTCCTGTCAGAGGGGACTTGAGTTTGAAGGagcactgaaaaacaaaatg GGTCAGGTGGAGATTGAGGACCAGGTGGAAGGGCTGCAGTATGTGGCGGAGAAGTTTAACTTTGTGGACCTGAGCCGTGTCGCTATTCACGGCTGGTCTTATGGCGGGTTCCTCTCACTCATGGGCCTCATTCAGCGACCCAATGTCTTCAAG TTGGCCATCGCAGGCGCCCCTGTCACCGTGTGGATGGCCTATGACACAGGCTACACAGAGCGTTACATGGACGTGCCTGAGAACAACCAGCAGGGTTACGAGGAAGGCTCCGTGGCTCTGCACGTGGACAAGCTGCCCAGCGa GCCCAACCGTTTGCTGATTCTTCATGGATTTCTAGATGAGAATGTGCACTTTTTCCACACCAATTTCCTCGTGTCGCAGATAATCCGTGCTGGGAAGCCCTACCAGCTTCAG GTATATCCCAATGAGCGACACAGTATTCGCTGCCCTGAGTCTGGAGAGCACTACGAGATAATGCTGCTGCACTTTTTACAACAATACCTCTGA
- the LOC117827173 gene encoding dipeptidyl peptidase 9-like isoform X2 → MHRVKKVKLCDTKEGIWKSCVTVSMTAVDGLSDSTEVVEMEDVPTQFFVEKHSWEGLRDIIHCSRKYSGMIANKAPHDFQFVQKKDENGPHSHRLYYLGMPYGSRENSLLYSEIPKKIRKEALLVLSWKQMLDHFQATPHQGAYSREEELLRERKRLGAFGITSYDYHAETGLFLFQASNSLFYCQDGGNNGFISAPVKPVEIKTQCSGTRMDPKICPANPDFIAFINNNDLWIAHIRTGEERRLTYCHKGVDSVKEDPKSAGVATFVIQEEFDRFTGYWWSPSAVEDSNGGKTVYLLYEEVDETEVEIIHVPSPALEERKADAYRYPRTGSKNPQATLKLAEIKTDHQGRIISTQDKELVVPFNTLFPGTEYIARVGWTSDGKYGWAVLLDRSQRKLQLVLLPPALFIPVTDDPAQRQESLEAIPSNIQPHVVYEETTDVWINVHDIFYPFIQTTEDEFTFIWVNESKTGFSHLYKITSLLQRGCYHWADDYQHTEGDFKCAIKEEVTLTSGEWEVLARHGSKIWVNESSKLVYFQGTRDTPLEHHLYVVGYDSPGDVVRLTKSGFSHSCSVSQNFDFFVSHYSNVSTPPCVHVYKLSSSEGDPLHIVPEFWASMMESPGCPGDYNPPEIFDFPGKSGFQLYGMVYKPHNLQPNRKHPTVLFVYGGPQVQLVNNSFKGMKYLRLNTLASLGYAVVVIDGRGSCQRGLEFEGALKNKMGQVEIEDQVEGLQYVAEKFNFVDLSRVAIHGWSYGGFLSLMGLIQRPNVFKLAIAGAPVTVWMAYDTGYTERYMDVPENNQQGYEEGSVALHVDKLPSEPNRLLILHGFLDENVHFFHTNFLVSQIIRAGKPYQLQVYPNERHSIRCPESGEHYEIMLLHFLQQYL, encoded by the exons ATGCATAGAGTCAAGAAGGTAAAACTCTGTGACACAAAAGAAGGTATCTGGAAAAG CTGTGTGACAGTGAGCATGACGGCTGTGGACGGCCTTTCAGACAGCACAGAGGTGGTGGAGATGGAGGATGTCCCGACTCAGTTCTTTGTGGAGAAACACTCTTGGGAGGGCCTCCGTGACATCATCCACTGTAGCAGGAAGTACTCGGGCATGATCGCCAACAAGGCTCCCCACGACTTCCAGTTTGTGCAGAAAAAGGATGAGAACGGGCCCCACTCCCATCGGTTGTACTACCTCG GAATGCCTTATGGAAGCAGAGAGAACTCATTACTTTACTCAGAAATTCCCAAGAAGATCAGGAAAGAGGCCCTCTTAGTTTTGTCATGGAAACAGATGCTTGATCACTTTCAG GCTACACCTCACCAGGGGGCCTACTCTCGAGAGGAGGAATTGCTAAGAGAGCGTAAACGTCTGGGAGCGTTTGGTATCACCTCCTATGACTACCACGCAGAGACTGGCCTGTTCCTCTTCCAGGCCAGCAATAGCCTCTTCTACTGTCAAGACGGAGGCAACAACGGCTTCATT TCTGCTCCGGTAAAGCCAGTAGAGATCAAGACCCAGTGCTCAGGGACCCGCATGGACCCCAAGATCTGCCCCGCTAACCCTGACTTCATAGCCTTCATCAACAACAACGACCTGTGGATTGCTCACATCAGGAcgggagaggaaaggagactcACATACTGCCACAAAG GCGTGGATAGTGTGAAGGAGGACCCCAAGTCTGCAGGTGTAGCAACATTTGTCATCCAAGAAGAGTTTGACCGTTTCACTGGCTACTGGTGGAGTCCCTCTGCAGTTGAAG ACTCTAATGGAGGTAAAACAGTGTACTTGCTGTATGAAGAGGTGGATGAGACGGAAGTAGAGATTATTCACGTTCCCTCCCCGGCACTAGAAGAGCGGAAAGCTGATGCATACAGATATCCGCGCACAG gTAGTAAAAACCCCCAAGCTACCCTTAAACTGGCAGAGATCAAGACAGACCACCAAGGGAGG ATTATTAGCACACAAGATAAAGAACTGGTAGTCCCCTTTAACACCTTGTTTCCTGGGACGGAATACATTGCCAGAGTAGGATGGACAAGTGATGGCAAATA TGGCTGGGCGGTGCTTTTGGACCGCAGCCAGAGGAAACTCCAGCTCGTCCTGCTTCCTCCAGCCCTCTTTATCCCTGTGACGGATGACCCAGCTCAGAGGCAGGAGAGTCTGGAGGCCATACCCAGTAACATTCAGCCACACGTAGTCTACGAGGAGACAACAGATGTCTGGATAAAT GTACATGATATATTCTATCCATTCATTCAGACAACGGAAGATGAGTTTACTTTCATTTGGGTGAATGAGTCTAAAACTGGTTTCAGCCATCTGTATAAAATCACATCCCTGTTACAACGAGGCTGCTACCACTGGGCAGATGACTACCAACACACAGAGG GAGACTTCAAATGTGCAATCAAGGAGGAGGTTACATTGACCAGTGGGGAATGGGAAGTGCTGGCAAGACATGGTTCCAAG ATCTGGGTGAATGAATCATCAAAGCTAGTGTACTTCCAAGGGACCAGAGACACTCCTCTGGAGCACCACCTCTACGTGGTCGGCTATGATTCACCTGGAGATGTGGTCAGACTAACCAAGTCTGGCTTCTCTCATAGCTGCTCTGTCAGTCAG aactttgacttttttgttAGCCACTACAGTAACGTGAGTACTCCTCCGTGTGTTCACGTCTACAAACTGAGCAGCTCGGAGGGTGACCCGCTACACATAGTGCCTGAGTTCTGGGCCAGCATGATGGAATCACCAG GTTGCCCAGGAGATTACAATCCACCTGAGATTTTTGACTTTCCAGGGAAGTCCGGCTTCCAGCTTTACGGAATGGTTTACAAGCCTCACAACCTGCAGCCTAACAGGAAACACCCAACCGTTCTTTTTGTGTATGGAGGCCCACAG GTGCAGCTAGTGAACAACTCCTTTAAAGGGATGAAGTACCTCCGTCTTAACACTCTGGCCTCTCTGGGCTACGCTGTGGTGGTGATCGATGGGAGGGGTTCCTGTCAGAGGGGACTTGAGTTTGAAGGagcactgaaaaacaaaatg GGTCAGGTGGAGATTGAGGACCAGGTGGAAGGGCTGCAGTATGTGGCGGAGAAGTTTAACTTTGTGGACCTGAGCCGTGTCGCTATTCACGGCTGGTCTTATGGCGGGTTCCTCTCACTCATGGGCCTCATTCAGCGACCCAATGTCTTCAAG TTGGCCATCGCAGGCGCCCCTGTCACCGTGTGGATGGCCTATGACACAGGCTACACAGAGCGTTACATGGACGTGCCTGAGAACAACCAGCAGGGTTACGAGGAAGGCTCCGTGGCTCTGCACGTGGACAAGCTGCCCAGCGa GCCCAACCGTTTGCTGATTCTTCATGGATTTCTAGATGAGAATGTGCACTTTTTCCACACCAATTTCCTCGTGTCGCAGATAATCCGTGCTGGGAAGCCCTACCAGCTTCAG GTATATCCCAATGAGCGACACAGTATTCGCTGCCCTGAGTCTGGAGAGCACTACGAGATAATGCTGCTGCACTTTTTACAACAATACCTCTGA